Proteins found in one Amycolatopsis umgeniensis genomic segment:
- a CDS encoding carbohydrate ABC transporter permease, translated as MTAANDSALGLDAVKSPGGRILKYAVYALLLVVFAGPLLALLVSAFSDVSDPTALSVIPSSPTLDNFGIAFDHGVGMYLLNSFLVVGFGLLLQVVISVLAGYALARKKFRFMTFVLVAILATLMLPEEILAIPLSLILSDLPVVHINLIGSLAGMIVPLGAWAFSILVMTEFMKDVPRELEEAARIDGAGDLRIFAQIILPMCKPALGVIGVFGFTMIWDQYLLPMLVSSDASTYTLPLALRTLRIDADVTPGVIMAASLLALLPSVAAFLFFQRSFVRGLASGALKG; from the coding sequence ATGACCGCGGCCAACGATTCGGCACTCGGCCTCGACGCCGTCAAATCGCCGGGCGGGCGGATCCTGAAGTACGCCGTGTACGCCCTTCTGCTGGTGGTGTTCGCCGGTCCGCTGCTGGCGCTGCTGGTCAGCGCGTTCAGCGACGTGTCCGACCCGACGGCGCTGAGCGTCATCCCGTCGAGCCCCACCCTGGACAACTTCGGTATCGCGTTCGACCACGGCGTCGGGATGTACCTGCTCAACTCGTTCCTGGTGGTCGGCTTCGGCCTGCTGCTGCAGGTCGTCATCTCGGTGCTGGCCGGATACGCGCTGGCACGCAAGAAGTTCCGCTTCATGACCTTCGTGCTGGTCGCGATCCTGGCGACGCTGATGCTGCCGGAGGAGATCCTCGCGATCCCGCTTTCGCTGATCCTGTCCGACCTTCCCGTGGTGCACATCAACCTGATCGGCAGTCTGGCCGGGATGATCGTGCCGCTCGGCGCGTGGGCGTTCTCGATCCTGGTGATGACCGAGTTCATGAAGGACGTCCCCCGCGAACTCGAAGAGGCCGCGCGGATCGACGGCGCCGGGGATCTGCGGATCTTCGCGCAGATCATCCTGCCGATGTGCAAGCCCGCGCTCGGCGTGATCGGCGTCTTCGGCTTCACGATGATCTGGGACCAGTACCTGCTGCCGATGCTGGTCTCGTCCGACGCCTCGACCTACACGCTGCCGCTGGCACTGCGCACCCTGCGCATCGACGCGGACGTGACGCCCGGCGTGATCATGGCGGCGTCGCTGCTGGCGCTGCTGCCGTCGGTCGCCGCGTTCCTGTTCTTCCAGCGTTCGTTCGTCCGCGGCCTCGCCTCGGGCGCGCTGAAGGGCTGA
- a CDS encoding alpha-L-fucosidase encodes MSSTAWFTHDRFGMFVHWGLYSLAARHEWVQNREKLTDEQYRVYFDHFEPDKYDPRSWARAAKNAGMTYVVLTTKHHDGFCLWDSDLTDFKVTNTPYGKDLLGPFVEACREEGLKVGFYHSLIDWHHPAFPVDGTHPRRDDQEYIAAHQYADIAEYQLYLHGQVRELLTRFGTIDYLFFDFSYKGRKEWWGGKGPDDWDSPGLLEMVRELQPGILVNDRTGIPGDFITPEQYQPSGPMTRDGVPVVWEACQTLNGSWGYDRDNLDYKSPELLIRMLVDGVSKDGNLLLNVGPNGRGEIDPRAHEVLAELGRWMDRHERSIRGCGPAEFTPPADGRYTQRGNRLYLHLFSWPMNHVHLPGLAGRVRYAQLLDDASEIRVVHTDPRQTAQNTQMGALPEGTLTLKLPIRKPDTPVPVIELFLNTESPAAAETLPTD; translated from the coding sequence GTGAGTTCCACCGCCTGGTTCACCCACGACCGGTTCGGGATGTTCGTCCACTGGGGACTGTATTCACTCGCCGCGCGGCACGAATGGGTGCAGAACCGCGAAAAGCTGACCGACGAGCAGTACCGCGTCTACTTCGACCACTTCGAACCGGACAAGTACGACCCGCGTTCCTGGGCTCGAGCCGCGAAGAACGCGGGCATGACCTACGTCGTGCTCACCACCAAGCACCACGACGGTTTCTGCCTGTGGGACAGCGACCTCACCGACTTCAAGGTGACGAACACGCCGTACGGCAAGGATCTGCTGGGTCCGTTCGTCGAAGCCTGCCGCGAAGAAGGCCTCAAGGTCGGCTTCTACCACTCGCTGATCGACTGGCACCATCCCGCGTTCCCCGTCGACGGCACCCATCCCCGCCGTGACGACCAGGAGTACATCGCGGCGCACCAGTACGCCGACATCGCCGAGTACCAGCTCTATCTGCACGGTCAGGTCCGCGAGCTGCTCACCCGCTTCGGCACGATCGACTATCTGTTCTTCGACTTCTCCTACAAGGGCCGCAAGGAATGGTGGGGCGGCAAGGGACCGGACGACTGGGACTCCCCCGGCCTGCTCGAAATGGTCCGCGAACTGCAGCCCGGCATCCTGGTCAACGACCGCACCGGCATCCCCGGCGACTTCATCACCCCGGAGCAGTACCAGCCGTCCGGGCCGATGACCCGCGACGGTGTCCCGGTGGTGTGGGAGGCGTGCCAGACGCTCAACGGCAGCTGGGGTTACGACCGCGACAACCTCGACTACAAGAGCCCCGAGCTGCTCATCCGGATGCTCGTCGACGGCGTGTCCAAGGACGGCAACCTGCTGCTCAACGTCGGGCCGAACGGCCGGGGCGAGATCGACCCGCGGGCGCACGAAGTACTCGCCGAACTCGGCCGCTGGATGGACCGGCACGAACGTTCCATCCGCGGTTGCGGCCCCGCCGAGTTCACCCCGCCCGCCGACGGCCGCTACACCCAGCGCGGAAACCGGCTCTACCTGCATCTCTTCAGCTGGCCGATGAACCACGTCCACCTGCCCGGCCTCGCCGGACGGGTGCGCTACGCCCAGTTGCTCGACGACGCTTCGGAAATCCGGGTGGTGCACACGGATCCGCGGCAGACCGCACAGAACACCCAGATGGGCGCGCTGCCCGAAGGCACGCTCACCCTCAAGCTCCCGATCCGGAAACCGGACACCCCGGTCCCGGTGATCGAACTGTTCCTGAACACAGAGAGCCCCGCCGCCGCGGAAACCCTCCCCACCGATTGA